A window of Hordeum vulgare subsp. vulgare chromosome 5H, MorexV3_pseudomolecules_assembly, whole genome shotgun sequence genomic DNA:
gggctctcaagtgagtagcttgatcgtatcgttcgttgagagctcaaaccatttgcatccttgcatcatacttcttggttcttgtttggtgtttctctttgtgagttttagatcttatggtcatcttcgtgacaagctcgagttcatcgaaaacggagtccatatgcatctactatgatgttttcgatgttggagtttttgtcggttcttcattcatagaggtctcacatctctatatcattggcattttcatatctgcatggtcttaagattttcatatcgctgtttggatagctcttgtcgtcctgaatccaacaagcttgggtttgctcgattcggagctcgtatgcgaaagttatggctgtttcagtggcgagcggtagtaccgctggacctagcggtagtaccgctagagttggcggtagtaccgctggccctagcggtagtaccactggttggcggtagtaccgccactggtcagcggtagtaccgctccaggagcttagtaccgcctgcctagcggttgttcgtggacggacctttttgcgaagactttcttggcggtggtagtgcctttgcactaccaggggcccagccgtagtaccgctggggccagcggtagtatcgctggagtgccagcggtagtaccgctgcagctggcggtagtaccgctgcaatcagtggtagtaccgctgcagccagcggtagtaccgctggagctcgggcagagagtgggggtaacggtctgattccttcccccactatataaagggggtcttcttcccccttggccttatctatccgttgagctcttgttctacctccattgttgacattcttagagcttgcttactctcaatccctccaatgattcttgcttgttcttgagggaaaagagagaggagatctagatccacatctccaccaatcactttctcctctatgtgagggaaaccccttggatcttgatcttggagttctttgtgagctccttgttcttcctctcatatttctccatagctttcgttgttgtggagggatttgagtgtgagggacttgaccacttcgtgtgtttttgccattgcattggttgcatcggtttgagttctccacggtgatacgtggaagtgagaagttgagaagattactacctttggtacttagtaccctagatattgttcttcgcggatgctttggcgtcctagaagcttggtggagtctcggagctcaatcattgtggtgtgaagctccgggcaagcgttggggcctccaattaggttgtggagatagccccgagcaatttgtacgggtaccggtaaccgcccccaagggttgccacgtgtacgggttcggtgaccgcccccaaggtttgccatttgtacgggttcggtgaccgccctcaagggtcccttagtggaatcacggcatcttgcattgtgcgagggctgaggagattacggtggccttagtggcatcttggggagcattgtgcctccacaccgctctaacggagattagcatccgcaagggtgtgaacttcgggatacatcatcgtctccctgtgcctcggttatctcttacccgaaccctttacttatgcactttactttgtgatagacatattgtttattgtaatatatcttgctatcacttagttggttatcttgcttagcataagttgttggtgcacataggtgagcctagttgtttgtaggttttgtgcttgacatactaaacgttagttttattccgcatttgttcaagcctaaaccttaattattttaaagcgcctattcaccccccccccctctctctaggcgacatccacgtcctttcaaaggGGAGGAGAAATTTTAAAGATGATTGGCATAGGATTTGCCATGCTCAAAATATACCAACTCATAGGCAATCCACCAACATTTTTCTTTGTAATATCTATGTGTGTATTACTACTTCGTATAGATTTGTGCTTCATACTATTAATGGTGGTAATTTCTTAATGAGTTGTACTTCAGATGCTTTCAATGCCATGGAAAATATAGTGGGATcaccacctattactattactgaaACAACATTGACTTTGGAGCATGTTATGAAAAGGCTAGAAAATATTGAAAATGAAATGCCTATCATAGAACACATTGAGTATTTAGATAAAAATATTCACaatcatattactcaatttgGATGAGAGGTAGGGATTACTTTGAAAACACTAAAAGAGAACGATAGAATAATTAATGAGAGGATGGAGCAAGGTCTTGCTACAATTGATAAAATTGAGGAAGCCATTGATATAATGAGTTTTGCCTTTACCTCCATTAAAACTAACACTAGGACTGCTCCCAATAAAAATCCCAAAGTTATGTATTTTCTTAAGCATGCACGTGTGAGACCTAATAAAGaaacgaagatcttaaaatgattagtgtgcaTCCCAAATTTATAAACATGATAAAGGAACCTATCATCAAGACTCCTCTATTAATTACTAGAAAGCATGGTTCTATGATTGAGGAGCTAGATATGGGGGATGACAACACGTGATACAATGCACTCTGCCTAGCTAGGGACGTAAAACGATATcgcttgttggcaggcaacccaatagttatcttaaatttTTGTTTTACCATCTGTCCTAgtgtgttgacatgattattgTGACTGTAATGTTTGTGCTTTTATGTTtcgattagtgtttgtgccaagtaaagcctttggaatgatttggatgatagtagaactgatcctgtgcaaaaacaaaacttTTACTCCCAGTGCGGAATTTTTCtcattttactggaacgtctttttAATATGAATTTCTTACACATAATTGACATACAAATTTCacagtttccctaatttttcagaattttcggaTTTACAGAAGTATGGTTTTAGTGTTGATCACTACAGAATGTTTCATTTTagatagattttgtttttgcttgcatagttttcttgttttgatgataatATGCATTATATTGAGGGGTATAAGTCatgaagaagttagaatacagtatgttatgcaataattaaatatgaatcaatttataacagtacctaaagtttatgatttgcctattatactaacggatctcacgaggtttctactgagttttgtgtgctgaagttttcaagttttgggtgagacaacgatggatgaaggaataaggagcgacaagaccctaagattggggattcctaaggcaccccaaggtaatattcaagaaagacccaagcatctaagcttggggatgccccagaagacatcccctctttcgtctccattctattggtatgtcacttggagctatgttTTTATTTATCACATGATATGTGGTTTTCTTGAAGCGTTGTGTATAAAGTTTGCTTTTATTTTAGCTCTCAAGGTCGTGGCACATACAGAATCGGGGTTGTCAAGAAGACGTCGTGCTTGCTTGGCTAACAAAGCCAAACTTAAACATGTATATCTCGGAAACCCATACTTTCTTGGTCTTTTGGGACACAGATCTTCCACCACACCATTCAACGCATTCTCTTCTAATTTTACTCGTCACCCCACTAACATTATGACACCGCGTCAATGATTCCTTTGCAAAATAAATTAGGAATTTTAAAGATGGACATGGCATAAGTTAGGATAGCTTGTACGACCAATTTGAGCAAAAATTCCTTGCCTCTGGCGGATAACCTTTTTTCCATCCactaattttcataattattcAATCAATAATGAATTGGAAAGAATCACTTTTGTCCATACCCACATTTACAAGCATACTAAAATATTTATCATTGAGAGCTTCAGTCACGACATTTAGAATTGTATAAATTTAAAACTTGTCTTTCGGCTTTGTATTGGGACTAAAAAAATATACTAGATTTTTCAATGCACCATTTGTCGCGATGCGGCACAATGGTCCTGTTTGAATACTCTAACTCggatagaggttagagttagattctaaccttGGACTAACGTTGAACTAACTTtaaccaaagaggtgtttggatggcAGAGTTAgattgccaacaaatgcactttttCCAATCATTTGGCTCCTTTAACCAGGATTTGTGTGGTGGAGGTAGAGGGAAAACTAACTTTTCTTGGgccccacctaactctaacccataTAAGCACCTGTTGGGTGGGTTAATTcttttggatgggttagatgcatctaaccaattCTAACCCTCTTGTTTGGATGTTTTGGGGTTAGTTCAGTTCAacctaaccaactctaactctaacccatgGATCCAAACACGACCAATAAAAATCCAATACTGATTTCAACGCCTCTGCATTCATAACATTCGATCGCATAAGGATCAAATAGTCATAGGCAAAGAGGAGATTCGAAATTGATGGAGCATTAACCGTTTGTTCCTTTCTTAATTTCTTGTACTCCATCCGTCACAGTTTAAAAGACATGCACGTGTACCTAGATCATCAATtttacttatataaaatatattgtttaatataaaaattatatcattaaaaaataaaacatctaaagtttctaatgatatattttttgttatatatgcCTCTTATTAAGTTGATTAatttgacgacctagatacatgtGCCGGACTTGTAAACTGAGACGGGGGAAGTAATACAACCAAGATTGCAAATCTCTAGGACAACATGAGGTGAGGTCATGTGGTCATGAGGAGCCGTGGACACTATGCTTCTTAAGAGCACCAGCTGTATCCTCTCgtattttattttcacataattGGGCTTAAAAGACCAGCGCAGAGCATTGACGCATCGCGTGTAGCTCAAAGGAAGACATGATAGCTCGGTAAGAGTTTCTAAATGAGCTCACGGCTCAAGCGGAGGTAGCATAACATACTCGAGCGGCGCGCATTGCCTGCATCGATCACACCCTTCTTCCTTTTGTTTTACATACACTGCACACGCTGCCTCTGGCCCTGGGTTTGTGGCAAGCTATCTGACGCTGTCAGTTTTCTATTGAAGGTCATAGAAATAGGTGTCCAGGGTTAACCAAGGAGAAAATTACGCGTATCAAGAAGTATAACAGCTGTGCGATTCTGATGTTACTGCTTGGTCTGTGGTAGTACTAGTAGGAGTAGAATTTTGTTCTGGCCCAAGTTGGAGTATTTCATTACACAGACATGTACCAGTAAGCATCTTCCCCGGCCCATTTCCCGCTGCGGGTGCACTGCAATATTCACATTTTCCAAAGGGCAAGATGACACCCCCAAAGCCAAAGTGCTCAGGTTCACGGCAAAAACCTTCTTGTTTAGCAACACCGTTCGCCACTCTGCCGCGATCAGTGGGACGTGAATGCCTGCATGCACAGTGGTCACTTGACATAAGATGTTCTGCATGAGAaccacagaagcaaaactatactGGCGATGGAGACTTGAGCAACCGAGCATGTATCTGCATGTACGTACCGAGAAGATGTTGCAGTGGCCGGGGTCGGCGAGGTGGGCGAAGAGGTTGTCGAGGGGGCCCTGGCCGGTGTAGACGGCCTGGAACCAGAAGCCGACGAAGGCGAGCATGGCGAGGCGGCCGTTCTTGATCTCCTTGGTGCGGAGCACCATGACGGGCTCCGGCGAGCCGCGGCCCCAGTTGCCCCAGTCGAACCACAACCCGCCCGGGTACCCCACGTCCGGGGTGGGGTTCTTGCGGTTGGGGAACCGCGGCTCGATGTCGACGGAGCCCGGGTTGAGGTAGTCCATCCACCGCCGGCCCTCCACCCACCCCATGAGCGCCATCTGGGTCACGAAGAGCGTCCACGGGTCCGCGAAGTACTCGCGCTCGCCGGCCGTGTACCAGGAGAACTCCTCCATGAAGCCCCATTTCTGTAGGATCTCAGGGATCAGGATGCCGGCCACCGCCAGCATCGCCCACCGCCCgtgcatcagctccgcctgcgcgAACCACCGCAGCGACTCCGGCTCCGATCCGAACCCCAGAGGATCAAACCCGAAGTCTCCCGGAAGGCTGAAGGGAAATGGCAACACCGGAATGCCAGAGACGAAATGAAATCCAGTACTCTCCACGAAAGATGCATGATGGAATATTCAATATTGGAATGAATTGGTTTGGTTACCTGCCGTCGAGCCACGGCGGAGGGGCGGTGCCGGGGAACCAGACGGGCCTGTCGGGCCCCAGGGGCTCGCACACCGTGGACAGGCTGCTCTTCGTCGCGCCGGTACGGTGGCTACCGCCCCGCCGGACGGGAGCGCACGCTGCCGCTGCCGCGCCAGCAGTCTGCAGCGGCGGCTTCGAGGCATGCAACGCCCGGATACTGGCTCGACCAGAACATGCGGAAAGTTCAGCAAAAAACCCAGATGTATCGGACAGGGACTAATCGGAGTGTCGGTGATTACCTTGGTCGGAGGCTGCATGCTGCGAATGAGCCGGTGGGCAGAGGAGTCGCCATGGGAATGGAGAGAGGGGCGGAAATTGCACTGCGCCCGCGGGTGGGTTATCTGCTTGGAGCTGAGGATAGGGAGGGAGAGGGCGCTGCACTCATCGACCGCCAGCCAATGATGGGGCGCCAGGTGCCAACTGCGATTTTTTTTTATTACGGGCCAACTGTGAGGTTTTTGCCATCGTACAAACTGGCCCGTGGGCTTCTTCTAACTTGGATCCCCGTTCGTTTAcgctgaaaaaaaagaaaaaggatgccCGTTCGTTGCTCACAGCTTTCTCAATGTCACTGAAGGAAACTAACTTGAAAGACTTTTCTGCTGTGAAAAAAGAAGTTTGACAGActactcccctaataataaataaataaaaatagacagACTAGAACTGTTTGACAATGGAAAAAAAAAATCACAAGATACTTGTTCAGTTCCTTTCTATCATATGTATATACTACTGACGCCTGACATAAAAGACACTTTATTTATATTACATTTGAAAGACACTACTTAGTGTCACAAACCTTTGTCTTTCTCAGTCAATAAGCTAGGTTCTCGCCTCCCTCACAAAAAAAAAGTTGATCCTCAGTTCTCACCCCCTGTGAATCCGTAAATCAGAGAGCATGCTgcgaaagaaaataagaatactcCCCTGCCTTTTCCATATATAATTTGAAAGCCAAAGAGAAAATCAAACCAAAAGAAGTTGTGCTGCCACTGCTTCACCAAAAGACTAGCATAATAAGATTTGTTCCACAAGAGACAAGGTGTTTTGCCTGTATAGCTGTAGTGCCGCTATTTTTAGACATTTTGACAGGCTTTGCAAACCAAAGAAAAAAGTTTAATTGTTGTTAGTGAAGTTTTAATCGTTTAATtgatgtgtagaaatacagggatGAAATGTGAAAACAGATGCACCATtctatgacacagtatagacaagTCTTGGCCTCTTTAAATACACGCCTGAGACAGAGGGAGGTGTAAACAGCTACAAACAAAATTTCCTGTGTATGCAGTAAAACAAGACTAAGCTGATCACTGGATACTCCTAAATAGTACAGTGAGACCTTGAAACCGCCGTGTCAGAAACTGTAGTCGATATCAGAAATGTTCTGCAGTGTCGATTGTTTAACCATCTCGCGCCGCTCATTGTACAGGTCCAGG
This region includes:
- the LOC123397504 gene encoding photosystem I chlorophyll a/b-binding protein 6, chloroplastic-like, with product MATPLPTGSFAACSLRPSIRALHASKPPLQTAGAAAAACAPVRRGGSHRTGATKSSLSTVCEPLGPDRPVWFPGTAPPPWLDGSLPGDFGFDPLGFGSEPESLRWFAQAELMHGRWAMLAVAGILIPEILQKWGFMEEFSWYTAGEREYFADPWTLFVTQMALMGWVEGRRWMDYLNPGSVDIEPRFPNRKNPTPDVGYPGGLWFDWGNWGRGSPEPVMVLRTKEIKNGRLAMLAFVGFWFQAVYTGQGPLDNLFAHLADPGHCNIFSAFTSH